The Acinetobacter lwoffii genomic sequence CAAGCTTAATGGCTTTTCAACTGGGTGAAGACAACGATGTAGGCATGAATGAGATGAACCTCATTCCCCTCATCGACATTATGTTGGTATTGATGATCATCTTTCTGGTGACAGCGACCGTTGCGAACCCATCAATTCCATTAACCTTGCCACAAACTACTGCGGAGATTATCGATCTGCCGCCTGAAAATGTCACGATCAGCATCAATGCCGAAGGTGACATTGCCTGGAATGGCGATGTACTGACGCTAGAGCAGCTTGAAACCCGTTTTAATGAAGCGGGCCAAGCTGAACGTCAGCCGACTATTGTGTTGAAAGCGGATAAAGAATCACGTTATGACTCGGTGGCGCAAGTCATGTCGCGTGCGAGTGGAGCCGGACTCAGCGATATTGCTTTTGCAACCGATAACTAAGATTTAGATAATAAAAAAAGCGACTGATTGCAGTCGCTTTTTTTATGCCCATTTTTCGTGAATCTTAATGGGTTTTTAATAGGGTCGTAAATTTGCTGCGTAATTTATTCAATTTTGGCGGAATGGCAAAATTGCAATAGCCCTGGGTCGGGTTCTTGGCAAAGAAGTTTTGATGATAGTCTTCCGCCGGATAGAAAGTTGGAGCAGGGCTCAGTTCAGTCACCACATTGATGCCATCGGCTTTCAGGGCATCGATCGCCTGCTGCGCCTGTTGCTGCTGTTCATCATTCAGATAATAAATTACAGAACGATACTGGGTGCCGACATCATTGCCCTGACGGTTTAATGTGGTTGGATCATGGGTCGCAAAAAATACATCAAGCAACTGGGTATAGTTAACCTGGTTTTCATCGAAATCGATCAGAATGACTTCGGCATGGCCGGTATTGCCTCCGCAGACATCATCATAGTTTGGCTCAGTCGTATGACCACCTGCATAACCGCTGACGACCTGCTGAACTCCCTGAATCTGTAAAAATACGGCTTCAGTACACCAAAAGCATCCCCCACCGAAAAGTGCCTGTTGCATGGTTGATTCCTCATTCAATTAAATAACTCAATCGGGCTGATGGTTAAATTCCAGCTCATCAGTATGAAAGATAAAAAAGCCTGTCCATACAGGCTTTTTGTAGGGAAGTATTAACGCGGCTGAACAGCACTTTCCAGCTGGATCAAGAGATTTCCATGGCGATCCAGTAATTTTAAGGTTTTACCAAACACTTGATAATGAGTCACTTTGGCTAAAGCTTCATTAAATTTCTGATCAAGCTGATCGTTGTTCATGCAAGCCATACGGGTAGTGGCCATCTGGCTCAGGGTCAGCGTGTCTTTTGCTGCTGTGTAGCTGCCCATAATCCGGTTACAGCTATCTGAACCTGAAACGCGCTGGGTACTGGCATCAAATTGCAGACTCGGAACATTGCGTGCGGTTGGCACCGTCTTGATTTCAGTATTGCCAATCTGGGTTGCAATCCAGGTACGATTTTGCAAAAGTTGTAAATGATTCGCGGTTTGTGTCGTGGCTGTATTGGGTACAGTTTCGCAGCCCATGACCGTTAAAACCGAGCCTAAAATCGCGATTGCAGTTAATTTTTTTAGCATGAGAGATACTCTGATCATTGACTAGCTGTTTGTATATAAACAAAAAAATGATCAAGGTTCCAGTTGATTTTGTATCTTTATTGAAGTGGATTTGCTACACAGTTATTGCATGTCGGGTTTTGGTAGGCCCTGCCGGATCAGGCGTGAATAGTCCTGACTGGAGAGATTAGCGGTGCGTTCTACCCGTGGATTGACATGTGCCCGTTGATACCAAGTGTGCATATCCCAAGACTGTTCTAGTACTTTCAGGTCATAGAGATAATTCGGTAAATAGCCGGAGGCCAGCAACCGGTAATCTGAGGGTAGCTGTTGTTGCGATATCGCCTGAACCATATCAAAGACCAGTGTGGTGCAATTACTGGTCAGGGTATTGTACCATTTTGGCTTTTGGGCCAGCTCATCGGCCTGACGCAGATATTCCTTGAATAGCGCTTTAGCCTGAGCTTGCGGCATTTTGACTGGGAAAAAATAGACCTGTTCACCACGGACATTGCTACGGGTATAGACAATATCCTTTTCATCCGATGCGACCAGACTCAGTTCATATTTTCGGAAAAAGCCACCAATCGCTGAAAACTCTTCATTCTTTTCCTTGCGGATTTCAATCGAGAAGGTGAGTGGCTTTTGATTGGCAAAATCGAAGCTGACCAGGGTATGGGCAATTTTAGGCCCCATCCAGTAGGAAGTAATGATGTTCACGCCAGTAATCTGATTCAGATCAAAACTGCGGCTTTCCCAGCGTTCGATATAGCGACCATCGGCCTGCCAGTCAAAGTTGCGGATATTGTGTAAGGTAACCTGATCGCCTTGCAGCTCATAATGCAGAAGCTGGGAAACCTCAGGATTCCACTCTCGATCCTGACGCGCTTCCAGACTGAAATATCCTAGCAGACAGAATAAAAAGGCCAGAAGATAAAGAACGCTATCCACTTGGCGGGAGATCAGATGCCGGGTGAAATAAATCCCGAGAACGACCAGCGCAAAGGTCAGCCAGAGTCCAATCAGCATCAAGCTGCCGATTTTTCCAATAGGTTGATGAACCCAGAGCATCAGGCTGAACCACAGGCTCGACAGAAGGACGAATAAAGTAAACAGGCTGCCCAGTAGCCACAGACTCCAATGTCTGGAGATGTATTCGCGTCCCTGCATCATCACTTTTTCCTGAGAAATAGGCTTTATTTTCTGTAGGTTGCGAACTCAAAAGCAATGCCGGTTTTGTCGTCGATATGTTGCTCGGCAGCGACCTTTTTAAATTCCGCTGGAATCTCTGGATAATAGGCATCGCCCTGTACATCCAGTTCGACATGGGTCAGTTCCAGACGGTCTGTAATATTCATGGTCTGTTTAAAGATTTCACCGCCACCAATGATGAAAATGGTTTCGGGTTTTTCTG encodes the following:
- a CDS encoding ExbD/TolR family protein, which encodes MAFQLGEDNDVGMNEMNLIPLIDIMLVLMIIFLVTATVANPSIPLTLPQTTAEIIDLPPENVTISINAEGDIAWNGDVLTLEQLETRFNEAGQAERQPTIVLKADKESRYDSVAQVMSRASGAGLSDIAFATDN
- the msrA gene encoding peptide-methionine (S)-S-oxide reductase MsrA, with amino-acid sequence MQQALFGGGCFWCTEAVFLQIQGVQQVVSGYAGGHTTEPNYDDVCGGNTGHAEVILIDFDENQVNYTQLLDVFFATHDPTTLNRQGNDVGTQYRSVIYYLNDEQQQQAQQAIDALKADGINVVTELSPAPTFYPAEDYHQNFFAKNPTQGYCNFAIPPKLNKLRSKFTTLLKTH
- a CDS encoding META domain-containing protein, giving the protein MLKKLTAIAILGSVLTVMGCETVPNTATTQTANHLQLLQNRTWIATQIGNTEIKTVPTARNVPSLQFDASTQRVSGSDSCNRIMGSYTAAKDTLTLSQMATTRMACMNNDQLDQKFNEALAKVTHYQVFGKTLKLLDRHGNLLIQLESAVQPR
- a CDS encoding DUF4105 domain-containing protein — translated: MMQGREYISRHWSLWLLGSLFTLFVLLSSLWFSLMLWVHQPIGKIGSLMLIGLWLTFALVVLGIYFTRHLISRQVDSVLYLLAFLFCLLGYFSLEARQDREWNPEVSQLLHYELQGDQVTLHNIRNFDWQADGRYIERWESRSFDLNQITGVNIITSYWMGPKIAHTLVSFDFANQKPLTFSIEIRKEKNEEFSAIGGFFRKYELSLVASDEKDIVYTRSNVRGEQVYFFPVKMPQAQAKALFKEYLRQADELAQKPKWYNTLTSNCTTLVFDMVQAISQQQLPSDYRLLASGYLPNYLYDLKVLEQSWDMHTWYQRAHVNPRVERTANLSSQDYSRLIRQGLPKPDMQ